The following are from one region of the Amycolatopsis sp. QT-25 genome:
- a CDS encoding FCD domain-containing protein codes for MESKAGDALFRPVRAGNAFEETVERLLQAIRLGVVGAGERLPSERELAERLGVSRVTLREAIRALSDAGYVESRRGRYGGTFVNDVLPDPPAADGRKVDNATLEDALGLRHVLETGAAEMAASRSLSPADRQHLTSTLAEAAAADVGDYRRKDSRLHLAIAEVTASGALTTAMADARTRVNQLLHMIPLLEPNLEHSNAQHEAIVDAILAGDSEAARRAMAEHVEGTASLLRAFLA; via the coding sequence GTGGAGTCGAAAGCGGGTGACGCGCTGTTCCGCCCGGTGCGCGCGGGCAACGCCTTCGAGGAAACCGTCGAACGGCTGCTTCAGGCGATCCGGCTCGGTGTGGTGGGCGCGGGGGAGCGGCTGCCGTCGGAGCGTGAACTCGCCGAACGGCTCGGAGTCAGCCGGGTGACGCTGCGCGAGGCCATCCGCGCACTTTCCGACGCGGGCTACGTCGAGTCGCGGCGTGGCCGGTACGGCGGCACGTTCGTCAACGACGTCCTGCCCGACCCGCCCGCCGCCGACGGGCGGAAGGTCGACAACGCCACCCTGGAAGACGCGCTCGGCCTGCGGCACGTCCTGGAAACCGGCGCCGCCGAGATGGCGGCTTCGCGCTCCCTCAGCCCGGCCGACCGGCAGCATCTGACCAGCACGCTCGCCGAGGCCGCCGCGGCCGACGTCGGTGACTACCGGCGCAAGGATTCGCGGCTGCACCTGGCGATCGCCGAGGTCACCGCGTCCGGCGCGCTGACCACGGCGATGGCCGACGCGCGGACGCGGGTCAACCAGCTGCTCCACATGATCCCGCTGCTCGAACCGAATCTGGAGCACTCCAACGCCCAGCACGAGGCCATCGTCGACGCGATCCTCGCCGGCGACTCCGAGGCGGCCCGCCGGGCGATGGCGGAGCACGTCGAAGGGACGGCTTCACTGCTTCGCGCGTTTCTCGCCTGA
- a CDS encoding L-serine ammonia-lyase — protein sequence MAISVFDLFSIGIGPSSSHTVGPMRAALTFVDGLAADGELTATTRVQSELFGSLGATGFGHGSDKAVLLGLSGERPEEIDTGTVPGKIAEIRESCLLKLRGEHEIVFTEDIDLTMHRRKSLPAHPNGMIFRAFDADGKVLRERTYYSVGGGFVRDESYETDTVVVEDSTKLEFPFRTGADLLKHCADTGLPISEIMLRNELSWRTREEVRAGLLEIWQVMVECVRNGCEHEGVLPGGLKVPRRAKALHEKLLAEDGVGDPLYAMDWVSLYALAVNEENAAGGRVVTAPTNGAAGIIPAVLHYYQRFIRGSSDDGIVTFMLTAGAIGSILKQTGSISGAEVGCQGEVGSASAMAAAGLTEVLGGSPAQVENAAEIGVEHHLGLTCDPVGGLVQIPCIERNAVGASKAVHAARMAMRGDGSHVVTLDKAIKTMRETGADMSVKYKETARGGLAVNVIEC from the coding sequence ATGGCGATCAGCGTCTTCGACCTGTTTTCGATCGGCATCGGTCCCTCCAGCTCCCATACGGTGGGCCCGATGCGCGCCGCGCTGACCTTTGTGGACGGTCTGGCCGCCGACGGTGAGCTGACGGCCACGACCCGGGTCCAGAGCGAGCTTTTCGGCTCGCTCGGCGCGACCGGGTTCGGGCACGGCAGTGACAAGGCCGTGCTGCTCGGGTTGTCCGGGGAGCGTCCGGAAGAGATCGACACCGGCACGGTGCCCGGGAAGATCGCGGAAATCCGGGAATCCTGTCTGCTGAAGCTGCGCGGTGAGCACGAGATCGTGTTCACCGAGGACATCGATCTGACCATGCACCGGCGGAAGTCGTTGCCCGCGCATCCGAACGGGATGATCTTCCGCGCGTTCGACGCCGACGGGAAGGTGCTGCGCGAGCGGACCTACTACTCGGTCGGCGGCGGGTTCGTCCGCGACGAGTCCTACGAGACCGACACCGTCGTCGTCGAGGACTCGACCAAGCTGGAGTTCCCGTTCCGCACCGGCGCGGATCTGCTGAAGCACTGCGCGGACACCGGGCTGCCGATCAGCGAAATCATGCTGCGCAACGAACTCTCCTGGCGCACGCGCGAGGAGGTCCGCGCAGGCCTGCTGGAGATCTGGCAGGTCATGGTGGAATGCGTGCGCAACGGCTGCGAGCACGAAGGTGTCCTGCCGGGCGGGCTGAAGGTGCCGCGCCGCGCGAAGGCGTTGCACGAGAAGCTGCTCGCCGAGGACGGCGTCGGCGACCCGCTGTACGCGATGGACTGGGTGAGCCTGTACGCGCTGGCGGTCAACGAGGAGAACGCCGCGGGCGGCCGCGTCGTCACCGCGCCGACCAACGGGGCGGCGGGGATCATCCCGGCCGTTCTGCACTACTACCAGCGGTTCATCCGGGGCTCGTCGGACGACGGCATCGTGACGTTCATGCTCACCGCGGGCGCGATCGGCTCGATCCTCAAGCAGACGGGCTCGATCTCGGGAGCCGAGGTCGGCTGTCAGGGCGAGGTCGGCTCGGCCAGTGCCATGGCCGCCGCCGGGCTCACCGAGGTCCTCGGCGGCTCGCCCGCGCAGGTGGAGAACGCCGCCGAGATCGGCGTCGAACACCACCTGGGGCTGACCTGTGACCCGGTCGGCGGGCTGGTGCAGATCCCGTGCATCGAACGCAACGCCGTGGGCGCGTCCAAGGCGGTCCACGCCGCGCGGATGGCGATGCGCGGTGACGGCTCGCACGTCGTGACGCTGGACAAGGCGATCAAGACCATGCGGGAGACCGGCGCCGACATGAGCGTGAAGTACAAGGAGACCGCGCGCGGCGGCCTCGCCGTGAACGTCATCGAGTGCTGA
- the lipA gene encoding lipoyl synthase, whose amino-acid sequence MSAVPEGRKLLRLEVRNSQTPIEKKPSWIKTRARMGPEFTELKGLVRREGLHTVCEEAGCPNIYECWEDREATFLIGGDQCTRRCDFCQIDTGKPAELDRTEPCKVAESVQAMGLRYSTVTGVARDDLEDGGAWLYAETVRQIHALNPGTGVELLIPDFHAVPGQLAEVFGSRPEVLAHNVETVPRIFKRIRPGFRYARSLEVITRAREAGLVTKSNLILGMGETPEEVAPAMRDLVEAGCEILTITQYLRPSPRHHPVDRWVKPEEFVEHSQAAEALGFAGVMAGPLVRSSYRAGRLFAQTKAHRGEALSENLAHLAAEGPAAQEASSLLAR is encoded by the coding sequence ATGAGCGCGGTCCCCGAGGGGCGCAAACTTCTCCGGCTCGAGGTTCGGAATTCCCAGACCCCGATCGAGAAGAAGCCGTCGTGGATCAAGACTCGGGCGCGGATGGGGCCGGAGTTCACTGAGCTCAAGGGTCTGGTCAGGCGTGAGGGCTTGCACACTGTGTGTGAGGAGGCGGGTTGTCCCAATATTTATGAGTGCTGGGAGGACCGTGAGGCGACGTTTTTGATTGGTGGGGATCAGTGCACGCGTCGGTGTGATTTTTGTCAGATCGACACCGGTAAGCCCGCTGAGCTGGATCGCACCGAGCCGTGCAAGGTCGCCGAGAGTGTGCAGGCGATGGGTTTGCGTTATTCGACGGTGACCGGTGTGGCGCGTGATGATCTGGAGGATGGTGGTGCGTGGCTGTATGCGGAGACCGTGCGTCAGATTCACGCGTTGAATCCGGGTACGGGTGTGGAGTTGTTGATCCCGGATTTCCATGCCGTTCCTGGTCAGTTGGCTGAGGTGTTCGGTTCGCGGCCTGAGGTGCTGGCGCACAATGTGGAGACGGTGCCGCGGATTTTCAAGCGGATTCGGCCGGGTTTCCGGTATGCGCGGTCGTTGGAGGTGATCACGCGGGCTCGTGAGGCTGGTTTGGTGACGAAGTCGAATCTGATCCTGGGGATGGGTGAGACGCCGGAGGAGGTGGCTCCGGCGATGAGGGATCTGGTCGAGGCGGGGTGTGAGATCCTCACGATCACCCAGTACCTGCGGCCCTCGCCTCGGCATCACCCGGTGGACCGGTGGGTCAAGCCGGAGGAGTTCGTGGAACATTCGCAGGCGGCCGAAGCGTTGGGGTTCGCGGGTGTGATGGCGGGGCCGCTGGTTCGTTCGTCGTATCGGGCCGGTCGCTTGTTCGCGCAGACGAAGGCTCACCGCGGTGAAGCGCTGTCGGAGAACCTGGCCCACCTCGCCGCCGAAGGACCCGCCGCCCAAGAAGCCAGCTCACTGCTGGCCAGATAG